Genomic window (bacterium):
TGGCCCAACGATTATCCCATGCAACGAATGCCTCAGTTGTACAGAAATTACCGGCGGGCGCAGCCTTGATGTATTGGAGATTGATGGCGCATCCAACCGCGGTATTGATGAGATTAGAAGCCTGCGCGATAACGTTCGCTATATGCCGGTTCGCGGCGGATATAAGATCTATATTATCGATGAATTTCACATGATTACTAAGGACGCTTTCAATGCGCTTCTGAAGACACTCGAAGAACCGCCGCCGCAGGTGATCTTTATTTTTGCTACAACCGAACCCAATAAAATATTACCCACCATATTATCTCGGTGCCAGCGTTTCGATTTTAAACGAGTTCCGATTGATAAAATCGTCGGACGCCTTCGCTACATTTGCAAAGAAGAAAAAATAACAATCGACGAGGAATCCCTTTTCGCTATGGCTCAGATGTCCGACGGCGGTATGCGCGACTCGCTGACGCTTCTGGATCAGGTAATCAGTTTCTGCGGTATTAACATCAAGATCGATCAATTGCGTGATGCGCTGGGCATCATTAATGTAGATGTATATTTTGAACTGACAAATATTATTCATGAAAAACAGACCGCGGAAGGTTTTAAATTTGCCGCAAAAATATTGGATGCCGGCTGGGATATAACGGAATTTTTACACGGGTTCTTAGAACATATTCGTAACATGCTCATGACGCGTGCCTGCGGGGCTCAAGCGCTGACGGAAGTATTTGAGGGATACCGAAAGCAGTATGAACATTCTGTTTCATATTTTTCAGAGCAGGACCTTTTGCGGATGATGAACTTGGTGTCCGAAACCGTCCAACGAGTGAAATGGAGCATCAAGCAAAAATTTATTTTTGAATTGATGCTGATGAAACTGATTCAGATGGAAAATACGGTTCAGCTCAGCGATCTCATTAGGAAAATCGAATCGATGGAGCCTAACGAGAACAATAGCTCCGAGCCGGCATTAAAAAAAAAAGTTAATTCCGTAGCGACAACAGCCTATACGAACGCCTCTGTTCCGACTATTCAGAATATTACAACGCCAAATTTGAATCTTACGCAGGCGAAACCCTCATCAGGGTCTATGAATATTGAAGTCGGCATACCACAGGTCGAAAGCAAATGGGGCGCAATACTCAGCAAGGTCAAGCTGGAAAAAATTCGTGTCGGAGCTATATTGGAACATGCGTTTCCTGCAGAAATTATTCAGGATGTACTCCATGTGGGCTTTACACACAATGACTTCACCGGGTTTCACATTGAGATCATTCACAAAGAAAGAGAATATCTGTCCAAAGTAATGAAGGAGTTTCTCGGGCAACGGCTGCACATTCAATGCGATTTAAAAAGAATAGCTGAAAAAGGCTATCGGGAATCCATTCTGAGCGAAACGACGGAGGATCACTATCCCGTAGTGGAAAGCGTTAATCAAGCGACCCCTACATCTGATAATTCTCAAAAGGATAGAGTGGAATTATTTAAACATATTCGGGAACTCGAACAGAAGGATCCTTTGAAGCGTTTGATAGAAATCTTTGATTGTGAACTGATTGAAGTATCTCATAAAACGAATACATAAATCTACAACGAAAGGCAACGAATAAGAGCATGATGAAAGGATTTGATATGAAGAGCCTCATGCGTGAGGCTGAAAAAATGCAAAAAGAGATAGAAAAGCAGCGGACGGAATTAGAACAGGTTCTTGTCGAGGGC
Coding sequences:
- the dnaX gene encoding DNA polymerase III subunit gamma/tau — its product is MSYLVIARKYRPMLFDDVIGQEHITTTLKNAIESNRIAHAYIFSGPRGVGKTTTARIFAKAINCEKGGPTIIPCNECLSCTEITGGRSLDVLEIDGASNRGIDEIRSLRDNVRYMPVRGGYKIYIIDEFHMITKDAFNALLKTLEEPPPQVIFIFATTEPNKILPTILSRCQRFDFKRVPIDKIVGRLRYICKEEKITIDEESLFAMAQMSDGGMRDSLTLLDQVISFCGINIKIDQLRDALGIINVDVYFELTNIIHEKQTAEGFKFAAKILDAGWDITEFLHGFLEHIRNMLMTRACGAQALTEVFEGYRKQYEHSVSYFSEQDLLRMMNLVSETVQRVKWSIKQKFIFELMLMKLIQMENTVQLSDLIRKIESMEPNENNSSEPALKKKVNSVATTAYTNASVPTIQNITTPNLNLTQAKPSSGSMNIEVGIPQVESKWGAILSKVKLEKIRVGAILEHAFPAEIIQDVLHVGFTHNDFTGFHIEIIHKEREYLSKVMKEFLGQRLHIQCDLKRIAEKGYRESILSETTEDHYPVVESVNQATPTSDNSQKDRVELFKHIRELEQKDPLKRLIEIFDCELIEVSHKTNT